A window from Schistosoma haematobium chromosome 1, whole genome shotgun sequence encodes these proteins:
- the NTHL1_1 gene encoding Endonuclease III-like protein 1, variant 2 (EggNog:ENOG410VCEC~COG:L~BUSCO:EOG091G0IVB) yields MTKRIRSQEQVGVGDIEDGVSEHMKRKWEPPNWRAQLSNIRKMRESRDAPVDSMGCERLADETEHPKTFRLQVLISLMLSSQTKDQITAAAMGRLKLRGCTLTTLTSMKTEDLQELIYPVGFYKTKALNIKKTCEILKEKYNSDIPETVEELCTLPGVGPKMAYLAMQCAWKKVTGIGVDTHVHRIINRLKWNKKPTKSPEETRLALEEWFPREHWDEINWLLVGFGQQICRPVNPNCKECLNLSICPSASKFHTKTKKI; encoded by the exons ATGACGAAAAGAATCCGATCTCAAGAACAAGTTGGAGTAGGCGATATTGAGGACGGTGTCTCGGAGCATATGAAACGTAAATGGGAACCACCAAACTGGCGGGCTCAACTTAGCAATATTCGAAAAATGCGCGAAAGTCGCGACGCCCCGGTAGACTCGATGGGTTGCGAAAGATTGGCTGATGAAACAGAACATCCGAAA ACATTCAGATTGCAGGTACTGATAAGTCTTATGTTGTCAAGCCAGACGAAAGATCAAATTACGGCAGCTGCAATGGGGCGTCTGAAGTTGAGAGGGTGCACGCTTACAACATTGACAAGTATGAAGACAGAAGACTTGCAGGAATTGATATACCCAGTGGGGTTTTATAAG ACAAAAGCTTTGAATATAAAGAAAACGTGCGAGATCTTAAAGGAAAAATACAACTCAGATATACCAGAGACTGTTGAGGAGTTATGCACCTTGCCTG GTGTCGGTCCGAAAATGGCATATTTAGCAATGCAGTGTGCGTGGAAAAAAGTGACTGGAATCGGTGTCGATACACATGTACATCGAATTATCAATCGTTTAAAATGGAACAAAAAACCAACCAAATCTCCAGAAGAAACTCGTCTGGCCCTCGAAGAATGGTTCCCAAG GGAACACTGGGATGAAATTAATTGGTTACTAGTCGGTTTTGGCCAACAAATTTGTCGCCCAGTAAATCCAAACTGTAAAGAATGTTTAAATCTATCAATTTGTCCATCTGCGTCGAAATTTCATACGAAAACAAAGAAGATCTAA
- the NTHL1_1 gene encoding Endonuclease III-like protein 1 (EggNog:ENOG410VCEC~COG:L), which produces MTKRIRSQEQVGVGDIEDGVSEHMKRKWEPPNWRAQLSNIRKMRESRDAPVDSMGCERLADETEHPKTFRLQVLISLMLSSQTKDQITAAAMGRLKLRGCTLTTLTSMKTEDLQELIYPVGFYKTKALNIKKTCEILKEKYNSDIPETVEELCTLPGVGPKMAYLAMQCAWKKVTGIGVDTHVHRIINRLKWNKKPTKSPEETRLALEEWFPR; this is translated from the exons ATGACGAAAAGAATCCGATCTCAAGAACAAGTTGGAGTAGGCGATATTGAGGACGGTGTCTCGGAGCATATGAAACGTAAATGGGAACCACCAAACTGGCGGGCTCAACTTAGCAATATTCGAAAAATGCGCGAAAGTCGCGACGCCCCGGTAGACTCGATGGGTTGCGAAAGATTGGCTGATGAAACAGAACATCCGAAA ACATTCAGATTGCAGGTACTGATAAGTCTTATGTTGTCAAGCCAGACGAAAGATCAAATTACGGCAGCTGCAATGGGGCGTCTGAAGTTGAGAGGGTGCACGCTTACAACATTGACAAGTATGAAGACAGAAGACTTGCAGGAATTGATATACCCAGTGGGGTTTTATAAG ACAAAAGCTTTGAATATAAAGAAAACGTGCGAGATCTTAAAGGAAAAATACAACTCAGATATACCAGAGACTGTTGAGGAGTTATGCACCTTGCCTG GTGTCGGTCCGAAAATGGCATATTTAGCAATGCAGTGTGCGTGGAAAAAAGTGACTGGAATCGGTGTCGATACACATGTACATCGAATTATCAATCGTTTAAAATGGAACAAAAAACCAACCAAATCTCCAGAAGAAACTCGTCTGGCCCTCGAAGAATGGTTCCCAAGGTAG